One window from the genome of Pyrus communis chromosome 16, drPyrComm1.1, whole genome shotgun sequence encodes:
- the LOC137719468 gene encoding cytokinin hydroxylase-like, whose translation MDKLTRHREREREREREREREMETILLVFVNAIVMALLYIFCRLIFSLWGFPILAYRRLKKNGLDGPSPRFPFGNLSEMKKKTINFRSSNISHDIHSTLFPFFTRWQNSFGKTFVYWLGTEPFLYIADPELLKKLSAEVTAKNWGKPAVFRRDRAPMFGNGLVMSEGEDWVRHRHVITPAFNPTNLKAMASLIVETTIKMLDNWKDSGAQEIDVEREITATAGDIIAKTSFGISYQSGRLVFEKLRSLQMTLFKTSRLVGVPFGPIMHPKETLEARKLGQEINQLFLSIIDERRKSIKGLTPQCDLLGLLLEESERGFTTQELVDECKTFFFGGHETIALAITWTMLLLAAHQDWQHQLREECREVVGDNKEIDVDMLSGLKKMGWVMNEALRLYPSAPNAQRQAKADIQVSDDLSIPSGTNMWIDIVGMHHDPALWGEDVNEFKPERFKDDIHGGCKHKMGYLPFGFGGRMCIGRNLTFLEYKIVLTLILTGFSFTISPTYSHSPSVELTLRPSYGLPLALQPL comes from the exons ATGGATAAACTAACGagacatagagagagagagagagagagagagagagagagagagagagagatggaaacCATTCTTCTAGTTTTCGTCAACGCCATCGTCATGGCACTTCTGTATATTTTCTGCAGATTAATATTTTCTCTCTGGGGTTTCCCAATTCTTGCGTACAGGAGGCTCAAGAAAAATGGGTTGGATGGTCCCTCTCCAAGGTTTCCATTCGGAAATCTGAGTGAGATGAAAAAGAAGACCATCAATTTTCGAAGTTCAAATATCTCCCATGACATACACTcaactctttttcctttttttactcGATGGCAAAACTCTTTCG GAAAGACGTTCGTTTATTGGTTGGGGACTGAGCCATTTTTGTACATAGCAGATCCAGAGCTACTGAAAAAACTGTCTGCGGAGGTGACAGCAAAGAACTGGGGGAAGCCAGCAGTGTTCCGACGCGATAGAGCCCCGATGTTCGGTAATGGCCTAGTCATGTCCGAAGGGGAAGACTGGGTTCGTCACCGCCATGTTATCACTCCTGCTTTTAACCCAACAAACTTAAAG GCAATGGCGAGCTTAATCGTGGAGACCACCATCAAAATGCTAGACAATTGGAAAGATTCCGGTGCTCAAGAAATCGACGTCGAGAGAGAAATCACAGCAACCGCCGGAGACATCATCGCCAAGACCAGCTTTGGCATCAGCTACCAAAGTGGGCGCCTAGTGTTCGAAAAACTAAGATCCTTGCAAATGACACTCTTCAAAACGAGCCGTCTTGTGGGAGTTCCTTTCGGACCAATTATGCACCCTAAGGAAACCCTAGAGGCCAGAAAACTTGGGCAAGAAATCAACCAATTGTTCTTGTCAATCATTGACGAAAGGCGAAAATCCATCAAAGGGTTGACACCGCAGTGCGACCTGCTTGGCTTGTTGCTTGAGGAGAGTGAACGAGGCTTCACAACACAAGAACTTGTGGATGAGTGCAAGACATTTTTCTTTGGAGGTCATGAGACAATTGCATTGGCAATCACATGGACAATGTTGCTTCTGGCCGCCCACCAGGATTGGCAACATCAATTGAGAGAGGAGTGTAGGGAAGTGGTCGGAGATAATAAAGAAATTGATGTGGACATGCTTTCCGGACTAAAGAAG ATGGGATGGGTGATGAATGAAGCCTTACGACTATACCCTTCAGCACCAAATGCACAAAGGCAAGCCAAAGCCGACATTCAAGTGAGCGACGACCTGTCCATTCCGAGTGGAACAAACATGTGGATTGACATCGTCGGCATGCACCACGACCCAGCCCTGTGGGGCGAGGACGTCAATGAGTTCAAGCCGGAGAGGTTCAAGGACGACATCCACGGCGGGTGCAAGCACAAGATGGGGTACTTGCCTTTTGGGTTTGGAGGGAGAATGTGCATTGGTAGAAACTTGACTTTCTTGGAGTACAAGATAGTTCTAACCCTAATTCTAACTGGGTTTTCTTTTACCATCTCTCCAACTTATAGCCACTCGCCTTCCGTTGAGCTCACTCTGAGGCCTTCCTATGGCCTGCCTCTAGCACTTCAGCCCCTCTAG